The following proteins are co-located in the Triticum aestivum cultivar Chinese Spring chromosome 1A, IWGSC CS RefSeq v2.1, whole genome shotgun sequence genome:
- the LOC123049313 gene encoding protein SAR DEFICIENT 4, which produces MAAPPSHPFVYIDAEALHAVLPFPSLISHLRAGLPAFSGDIHCPHRVSFPVPTSPSAALLLMPSWCAHPSLPYLALKAVTSFPANSPHRPSIHATVSLFSSASGVPLAFVDGSALTLLRTAAVSALAASLLVSPSRPPSTLALAGAGALAPYLAEAHLSALPSLSRILVWNRTKAKSAALVAKLRDAHPGVAVEEVDGMDEAVSAADIVSCATGSQEPIVRGELLKPGAHLDLVGSFTPAMRECDDEALRRGRVFIDFEAALEEAGELVGALQRGVLRRDDVAGTLAELAAGTVAGRRSDDEITVFKSVGTAVVDLLAAQLAYENYTAAKNA; this is translated from the coding sequence ATGGCAGCGCCGCCGTCCCACCCGTTCGTCTACATCGACGCCGAGGCGCTCCACGCCGTCCTCCCCTTCCCGTCCCTGATCTCCCACCTCCGCGCGGGCCTCCCCGCCTTCTCCGGGGACATCCACTGCCCGCACCGCGTCTCCTTCCCGGTCCCGACCTCGCCCTCCGCGGCGCTGCTCCTCATGCCCTCATGGTGCGCCCACCCGTCGCTCCCCTACCTCGCCCTCAAGGCCGTCACCTCCTTCCCCGCCAACTCCCCGCACCGCCCCTCCATCCACGCCACCGTCTCCCTCTTTAGCTCCGCCTCCGGCGTTCCCCTCGCATTCGTCGACGGCTCCGCGCTCACCCTCCTCCGCACCGCCGCGGTCTccgccctcgccgcctccctccTTGTCTCCCCCTCCCGGCCTCCCTCCACCCTTGCGCTCGCGGGTGCCGGGGCCCTCGCGCCCTACCTCGCCGAAGCGCACCTGTCCGCCCTCCCCTCACTCTCCCGCATCTTGGTATGGAACCGCACCAAGGCCAAATCCGCCGCGCTCGTCGCCAAGCTCCGGGACGCGCACCCGGGAGTGGCCGTCGAGGAGGTCGACGGCATGGACGAGGCGGTGTCCGCGGCGGACATCGTGAGCTGCGCGACGGGGTCGCAGGAGCCGATCGTGCGGGGGGAGCTGCTGAAGCCCGGGGCGCACCTGGACTTGGTGGGGTCGTTCACGCCGGCGATGCGGGAGTGCGACGACGAGGCGCTCCGTCGGGGCAGGGTGTTCATCGACTTCGAGGCGGCGTTGGAGGAGGCCGGGGAGCTTGTGGGCGCGCTGCAGCGCGGCGTGCTGCGGAGGGACGATGTGGCCGGGACGCTCGCGGAGCTGGCCGCCGGGACCGTGGCCGGGCGGCGCAGCGACGATGAGATCACCGTGTTCAAGTCCGTTGGCACGGCCGTCGTCGACCTCTTGGCGGCACAGTTGGCCTACGAGAACTACACTGCAGCCAAGAACGCGTGA
- the LOC123125067 gene encoding uncharacterized protein → MATAEETGDGLECLSDPVDRFPLPDLEGTDFSPDGEEDTILTQSAAESSMGDVGDPVPALQLAIDSTCDALILLTTNSQCSAKEEGDEATGWAKRVRVGQAPIERPPCAGRVSALEKSLRGYAEKKTETVVVPAVGNSFDSLGEAYDYCNLYSWEI, encoded by the exons ATGGCGACGGCGGAGGAGACCGGCGACGGGCTGGAGTGTCTCTCAGATCCGGTCGACAG GTTTCCCCTGCCGGATCTTGAAGGCACAGATTTCAGCCCGGATGGCGAGGAAGATACTATTCTCACACAATCGGCTGCTGAATCAAGCATGGGGGATGTTGGCGATCCGGTGCCTGCTCTCCAATTAGCCATCGACAGTACGTGCGATGCACTAATCTTACTAACGACAAATTCGCAATGCTCAGCTAAAGAAGAAGGCGATGAAGCGACCGGATGGGCAAAAAG AGTTCGAGTCGGGCAAGCTCCTATTGAACGTCCGCCTTGTGCGGGGAGGGTTTCCGCTCTTGAAAAAAGTCTCAGAGGATATGCAGAGAAGAAAACTGAGACAGTGGTGGTACCAGCTGTTGGAAACAGCTTTGATTCATTGGGAGAAGCATACGACTACTGCAATCTATATTCTTGGGAAATATGA
- the LOC123049302 gene encoding GDP-mannose transporter GONST3, whose product MSDSSEPSKEGSSANGSSALQKTGAWSSILSTLVQQASVYGLAAGYCLSASLLSIINKWAIMKFPYPGALTALQYLTSVVGVLLCGQAKLIEHDGLNFATMWKFLPAAVMFYISIFTNSELLLHANVDTFIVFRSAVPIFVAIGETLYLHQPWPSFKTWLSLSTILGGSVIYVFTDNQFTVTAYSWAVAYLASMSIDFVYIKHVVMTIGLNTWGLVLYNNLEALMLFPIELLVMGEFSQMKVDSSKMTNWLPFDMILPVALSCLFGLAISFFGFSCRRAISATGFTVLGIVNKLLTVVINLLIWDKHSSLVGTIGLLICMSGGVLYQQSTTKPKAPNVEPKEENDEEEQKLLEMQQGRDISSTEEHSS is encoded by the coding sequence ATGTCTGATTCCTCGGAGCCCTCGAAAGAAGGTTCTTCAGCCAATGGTTCCAGTGCTCTCCAAAAAACTGGAGCCTGGAGTAGCATATTGAGCACTCTTGTCCAGCAAGCTTCAGTGTATGGCTTGGCTGCTGGCTATTGCCTGTCAGCATCTTTGCTCTCCATTATCAACAAATGGGCAATCATGAAATTTCCGTACCCTGGGGCACTGACAGCTCTACAGTACTTGACCAGTGTTGTTGGAGTTCTCCTATGTGGACAAGCAAAGCTTATTGAGCATGATGGCCTTAATTTCGCAACCATGTGGAAGTTCTTACCTGCTGCTGTGATGTTCTACATCTCCATCTTCACAAACAGCGAACTCTTGCTGCATGCCAATGTGGACACTTTCATTGTGTTTCGCTCTGCTGTGCCAATATTTGTGGCCATCGGAGAGACGTTGTACCTTCACCAACCATGGCCGTCATTCAAGACATGGCTTTCACTATCCACCATACTTGGTGGAAGTGTGATCTACGTTTTCACAGACAACCAGTTCACTGTGACTGCTTATAGCTGGGCAGTGGCCTACCTAGCGAGTATGTCCATTGATTTCGTATACATCAAGCACGTTGTCATGACCATTGGCCTGAATACATGGGGCCTTGTGCTTTACAACAATCTTGAGGCCTTGATGCTGTTCCCCATTGAGCTCCTTGTAATGGGAGAGTTCAGTCAGATGAAGGTCGACAGCTCTAAGATGACAAACTGGCTGCCATTCGACATGATTCTTCCGGTTGCTTTGTCGTGCCTTTTTGGGTTAGCAATATCCTTCTTTGGGTTCTCCTGCAGACGGGCTATCTCAGCTACTGGATTTACGGTCCTTGGTATAGTAAACAAGCTCCTCACTGTCGTGATTAATCTGCTTATCTGGGACAAGCATTCATCCCTTGTGGGAACAATTGGGCTGTTGATCTGCATGTCTGGTGGTGTTCTGTACCAGCAATCCACCACAAAGCCCAAGGCACCAAATGTTGAGCCGAAGGAAGAGAATGATGAGGAGGAACAGAAGTTGCTTGAGATGCAGCAAGGGCGTGACATCAGTTCAACTGAAGAGCATTCCTCATAA